One part of the Lotus japonicus ecotype B-129 chromosome 2, LjGifu_v1.2 genome encodes these proteins:
- the LOC130738846 gene encoding kinesin-like protein NACK1 isoform X2 has product MTVRTPGTPASKIDRTPATTPGGPRAREEKIVVTVRLRPLNRKEQLAKDQVAWDCVDDYTIVYKPPAQERAVQPASFTFDKVFGPACVTESVYEEGVKNVALSALMGINATVFAYGQTSSGKTYTMRGITEKAVYDIYKHIMNTPERNFTIKISGLEIYNENVKDLLNSESGRNLKLLDDPEKGTVVEKLVEETAQDDSHLRHLISICEAQRQVGETALNDNSSRSHQIIRLTIQSTLRENSECVKSFVATLNFVDLAGSERVAQTHTDGTRLKEGCHINLSLMTLTTVIRKLSVGKKSGHIPYRDSKLTRILQHSLGGNARTAIVCTLSPALSHVEQSRNTLYFATRAKEVTNNAQVNMVVSEKQLVKHLQKEVARLEAELRTPDPSKEKDWKIQQMEMEIEELRRQRDLAQTQVDELRRKLQEDQQPLESPHLPVKKCLSFTGALSSIKPEPGCERVRNTTLRQSMRQSSTAPFTLMHEIRKLEHLQEQLGEEANRALEVLQKEVACHRLGNQDAAETIAKLQAEIREMQSVKSAPKQVEVGNMISVNKSVSANLKEEITRLHSQGSTIANLEQQLENVQRSIDKLVMSLPNNFQQLSEASPKHKKEHKRKKLLPLSSSSVTNRPNFIRSPCSPLSSTHQVLESDIENKAPENDDTVSTETMQESEKETPTKSEEGGDVSSKENTPGYRRSSSVNMKKMQKMFQNAAEENVRSIRAYVTELKERVAKLQYQKQLLVCQVLELEANEASGHNIENDEYTCEPEEPQVSWQILFREQQQQILELWDVCHVSIIHRTQFYLLFKGDQADQIYMEVELRRLTWLQQHLAELGNASPAPHVGDEPTISLSSSLRALKREREFLAKRMTSRFTLEEREELYYKWDVPLEGKQRKLQFVSKLWTDPHDQKHVQESAEIVAKLVGLSCTRGNMSKEMFELNFVLPSDKRPWLMGWNPITNLLNL; this is encoded by the exons ATGACGGTCAGGACGCCTGGAACACCGGCTTCAAAGATAGACAGAACGCCAGCAACAACCCCAGGAGGGCCAAGAGCTAGGGAGGAGAAGATTGTGGTTACAGTAAGGTTAAGGCCTCTAAATAGGAAGGAGCAATTGGCTAAAGATCAGGTGGCATGGGATTGCGTCGATGATTATACTATAGTGTATAAACCGCCAGCACAAGAACGTGCTGTTCAACCAGCATCATTTACTTTTG ACAAAGTTTTTGGTCCTGCTTGTGTAACTGAGTCTGTATATGAAGAAGGAGTGAAGAATGTCGCATTATCTGCGCTGATGGGCATTAATG CAACTGTTTTTGCTTATGGACAAACAAGCAGTGGAAAGACATATACAATGAGAGGAATAACAGAGAAGGCTGTCTATGATATCTATAAGCATATAATGAAT ACCCCTGAAAGAAATTTCACCATAAAAATATCTGGACTGGAAATTTACAATGAGAATGTTAAGGACTTGTTAAATTCAGAATCTGGTCGCAATTTGAAGCTTCTAGATGATCCTGAG AAAGGTACTGTGGTTGAGAAATTAGTGGAGGAAACAGCCCAAGATGACAGTCATTTGAGACATTTGATCTCCATTTGCGAAG CTCAAAGACAGGTGGGTGAAACTGCTCTAAATGATAACAGCTCGCGGTCTCACCAGATCATAAGACTG ACAATTCAAAGTACACTTCGTGAAAATTCAGAATGTGTAAAATCTTTTGTTGCAACCCTG AACTTTGTTGATCTGGCTGGAAGTGAGAGGGTTGCACAAACACATACAGATGGCACTAGGCTCAAAGAAGGGTGCCATATTAACCTTAGCTTGATGACTCTTACAACTGTTATCAGGAAGCTCAG TGTTGGGAAAAAAAGTGGTCATATACCTTACAGAGATTCAAAGCTCACGCGTATATTGCAACACTCTCTTGGTGGGAATGCACGCACTGCCATTGTGTGTACTTTGAGTCCAGCACTAAGCCATGTAGAGCAATCTCGAAACACACTCTACTTTGCTACACGGGCAAAGGAAGTAACAAACAATGCTCAAGTTAACATG GTTGTATCGGAGAAGCAGCTTGTTAAACACTTGCAAAAGGAAGTAGCGAGGCTGGAGGCAGAGCTGCGCACTCCTGATCCATCTAAAGAAAAGGATTGGAAAATTCAACAG ATGGAAATGGAAATTGAAGAGCTGAGACGCCAGAGAGATCTTGCACAAACTCAAGTGGACGAGTTACGCAGAAAGCTTCAGGAAGACCAGCAG CCACTTGAATCACCACATCTGCCAGTCAAGAAGTGCCTATCATTCACCGGTGCACTATCATCTATAAAACCCGAGCCAGGCTGTGAGAGAGTGAGAAACACAACTTTAAGACAGTCCATGAGGCAATCATCTACTGCTCCTTTTACCCTTATGCATGAAATTCGCAAACTTGAGCACCTCCAAGAGCAGCTGGGTGAAGAAGCTAATAGAGCTTTGGAAGTATTACAAAAGGAAGTGGCATGCCATAGACTAGGTAACCAAGATGCAGCTGAAACAATTGCAAAGCTGCAAGCAGAAATAAGAGAAATGCAATCTGTTAAGTCAGCACCCAAGCAAGTCGAAGTTGGAAACATGATTTCTGTCAACAAAAGTGTCAGTGCTAATCTCAAAGAAGAGATTACCCGGCTTCATTCACAGGGCAGCACCATTGCAAATCTTGAACAGCAGCTTGAAAATGTGCAAAGGTCCATAGACAAGTTGGTAATGTCTCTCCCGAACAATTTTCAGCAGTTAAGTGAAGCATCTCCTAAGCATAAAAAGgaacacaaaaggaaaaagttgCTTCCTTTGTCTTCAAGCAGCGTTACAAATCGTCCAAATTTTATAAGATCTCCCTGCTCACCATTATCTAGTACTCATCAAGTTTTGGAATCTGATATTGAAAACAAAGCCCCTGAGAATGATGATACTGTTTCAACTGAGACTATGCAAGAGTCTGAGAAGGAGACTCCAACAAAGAGTGAAGAAGGTGGAGATGTTTCATCAAAGGAAAATACTCCAGGTTATCGACGCTCTAGTTCAGTCAACATGAAGAAAATGCAGAAGATGTTTCAGAATGCAGCAGAGGAGAATGTAAGAAGTATAAGAGCATATGTCACAGAATTGAAAGAACGTGTGGCGAAGCTGCAATACCAGAAGCAATTACTTGTTTGCCAG GTGCTTGAGCTTGAAGCAAATGAAGCAAGTGGCCATAATATAGAAAATGACGAGTACACGTGTGAACCAGAGGAGCCCCAGGTCTCATGGCAAATTTTATTCAGAGAGCAGCAGCAGCAGATCCTTGAATTATGGGATGTATGTCATGTGTCCATTATTCACAGGACACAGTTTTATTTGTTGTTCAAGGGAGATCAAGCTGATCAAATATACATGGAAGTCGAACTTAGGCGTTTGACATGGTTACAACAACACCTAGCAGAACTTGGGAATGCAAGCCCAGCTCCTCATGTTGGAGATGAACCTACTATCTCACTGTCATCAAG CTTGAGAGCCTTGAAAAGAGAAAGGGAATTTCTTGCTAAGAGAATGACTTCACGTTTTACACTAGAGGAGCGGGAGGAGTTATATTACAAATGGGATGTCCCTCTTGAAGGGAAGCAGAGGAAGTTGCAGTTTGTCAGCAAGCTCTGGACAGATCCTCATGATCAGAAACATGTACAGGAGAGTGCTGAAATAGTTGCTAAGCTTGTGGGTTTGAGCTGCACACGAGGTAACATGTCAAAGGAGATGTTTGAGCTGAACTTTGTGCTTCCATCTGATAAGAGGCCCTGGTTAATGGGCTGGAATCCCATCACAAACCTTCTCAATTTGTAA
- the LOC130738846 gene encoding kinesin-like protein NACK1 isoform X1: MTVRTPGTPASKIDRTPATTPGGPRAREEKIVVTVRLRPLNRKEQLAKDQVAWDCVDDYTIVYKPPAQERAVQPASFTFDKVFGPACVTESVYEEGVKNVALSALMGINATVFAYGQTSSGKTYTMRGITEKAVYDIYKHIMNTPERNFTIKISGLEIYNENVKDLLNSESGRNLKLLDDPEKGTVVEKLVEETAQDDSHLRHLISICEAQRQVGETALNDNSSRSHQIIRLTIQSTLRENSECVKSFVATLNFVDLAGSERVAQTHTDGTRLKEGCHINLSLMTLTTVIRKLSVGKKSGHIPYRDSKLTRILQHSLGGNARTAIVCTLSPALSHVEQSRNTLYFATRAKEVTNNAQVNMVVSEKQLVKHLQKEVARLEAELRTPDPSKEKDWKIQQMEMEIEELRRQRDLAQTQVDELRRKLQEDQQISKPLESPHLPVKKCLSFTGALSSIKPEPGCERVRNTTLRQSMRQSSTAPFTLMHEIRKLEHLQEQLGEEANRALEVLQKEVACHRLGNQDAAETIAKLQAEIREMQSVKSAPKQVEVGNMISVNKSVSANLKEEITRLHSQGSTIANLEQQLENVQRSIDKLVMSLPNNFQQLSEASPKHKKEHKRKKLLPLSSSSVTNRPNFIRSPCSPLSSTHQVLESDIENKAPENDDTVSTETMQESEKETPTKSEEGGDVSSKENTPGYRRSSSVNMKKMQKMFQNAAEENVRSIRAYVTELKERVAKLQYQKQLLVCQVLELEANEASGHNIENDEYTCEPEEPQVSWQILFREQQQQILELWDVCHVSIIHRTQFYLLFKGDQADQIYMEVELRRLTWLQQHLAELGNASPAPHVGDEPTISLSSSLRALKREREFLAKRMTSRFTLEEREELYYKWDVPLEGKQRKLQFVSKLWTDPHDQKHVQESAEIVAKLVGLSCTRGNMSKEMFELNFVLPSDKRPWLMGWNPITNLLNL, translated from the exons ATGACGGTCAGGACGCCTGGAACACCGGCTTCAAAGATAGACAGAACGCCAGCAACAACCCCAGGAGGGCCAAGAGCTAGGGAGGAGAAGATTGTGGTTACAGTAAGGTTAAGGCCTCTAAATAGGAAGGAGCAATTGGCTAAAGATCAGGTGGCATGGGATTGCGTCGATGATTATACTATAGTGTATAAACCGCCAGCACAAGAACGTGCTGTTCAACCAGCATCATTTACTTTTG ACAAAGTTTTTGGTCCTGCTTGTGTAACTGAGTCTGTATATGAAGAAGGAGTGAAGAATGTCGCATTATCTGCGCTGATGGGCATTAATG CAACTGTTTTTGCTTATGGACAAACAAGCAGTGGAAAGACATATACAATGAGAGGAATAACAGAGAAGGCTGTCTATGATATCTATAAGCATATAATGAAT ACCCCTGAAAGAAATTTCACCATAAAAATATCTGGACTGGAAATTTACAATGAGAATGTTAAGGACTTGTTAAATTCAGAATCTGGTCGCAATTTGAAGCTTCTAGATGATCCTGAG AAAGGTACTGTGGTTGAGAAATTAGTGGAGGAAACAGCCCAAGATGACAGTCATTTGAGACATTTGATCTCCATTTGCGAAG CTCAAAGACAGGTGGGTGAAACTGCTCTAAATGATAACAGCTCGCGGTCTCACCAGATCATAAGACTG ACAATTCAAAGTACACTTCGTGAAAATTCAGAATGTGTAAAATCTTTTGTTGCAACCCTG AACTTTGTTGATCTGGCTGGAAGTGAGAGGGTTGCACAAACACATACAGATGGCACTAGGCTCAAAGAAGGGTGCCATATTAACCTTAGCTTGATGACTCTTACAACTGTTATCAGGAAGCTCAG TGTTGGGAAAAAAAGTGGTCATATACCTTACAGAGATTCAAAGCTCACGCGTATATTGCAACACTCTCTTGGTGGGAATGCACGCACTGCCATTGTGTGTACTTTGAGTCCAGCACTAAGCCATGTAGAGCAATCTCGAAACACACTCTACTTTGCTACACGGGCAAAGGAAGTAACAAACAATGCTCAAGTTAACATG GTTGTATCGGAGAAGCAGCTTGTTAAACACTTGCAAAAGGAAGTAGCGAGGCTGGAGGCAGAGCTGCGCACTCCTGATCCATCTAAAGAAAAGGATTGGAAAATTCAACAG ATGGAAATGGAAATTGAAGAGCTGAGACGCCAGAGAGATCTTGCACAAACTCAAGTGGACGAGTTACGCAGAAAGCTTCAGGAAGACCAGCAG ATCTCAAAGCCACTTGAATCACCACATCTGCCAGTCAAGAAGTGCCTATCATTCACCGGTGCACTATCATCTATAAAACCCGAGCCAGGCTGTGAGAGAGTGAGAAACACAACTTTAAGACAGTCCATGAGGCAATCATCTACTGCTCCTTTTACCCTTATGCATGAAATTCGCAAACTTGAGCACCTCCAAGAGCAGCTGGGTGAAGAAGCTAATAGAGCTTTGGAAGTATTACAAAAGGAAGTGGCATGCCATAGACTAGGTAACCAAGATGCAGCTGAAACAATTGCAAAGCTGCAAGCAGAAATAAGAGAAATGCAATCTGTTAAGTCAGCACCCAAGCAAGTCGAAGTTGGAAACATGATTTCTGTCAACAAAAGTGTCAGTGCTAATCTCAAAGAAGAGATTACCCGGCTTCATTCACAGGGCAGCACCATTGCAAATCTTGAACAGCAGCTTGAAAATGTGCAAAGGTCCATAGACAAGTTGGTAATGTCTCTCCCGAACAATTTTCAGCAGTTAAGTGAAGCATCTCCTAAGCATAAAAAGgaacacaaaaggaaaaagttgCTTCCTTTGTCTTCAAGCAGCGTTACAAATCGTCCAAATTTTATAAGATCTCCCTGCTCACCATTATCTAGTACTCATCAAGTTTTGGAATCTGATATTGAAAACAAAGCCCCTGAGAATGATGATACTGTTTCAACTGAGACTATGCAAGAGTCTGAGAAGGAGACTCCAACAAAGAGTGAAGAAGGTGGAGATGTTTCATCAAAGGAAAATACTCCAGGTTATCGACGCTCTAGTTCAGTCAACATGAAGAAAATGCAGAAGATGTTTCAGAATGCAGCAGAGGAGAATGTAAGAAGTATAAGAGCATATGTCACAGAATTGAAAGAACGTGTGGCGAAGCTGCAATACCAGAAGCAATTACTTGTTTGCCAG GTGCTTGAGCTTGAAGCAAATGAAGCAAGTGGCCATAATATAGAAAATGACGAGTACACGTGTGAACCAGAGGAGCCCCAGGTCTCATGGCAAATTTTATTCAGAGAGCAGCAGCAGCAGATCCTTGAATTATGGGATGTATGTCATGTGTCCATTATTCACAGGACACAGTTTTATTTGTTGTTCAAGGGAGATCAAGCTGATCAAATATACATGGAAGTCGAACTTAGGCGTTTGACATGGTTACAACAACACCTAGCAGAACTTGGGAATGCAAGCCCAGCTCCTCATGTTGGAGATGAACCTACTATCTCACTGTCATCAAG CTTGAGAGCCTTGAAAAGAGAAAGGGAATTTCTTGCTAAGAGAATGACTTCACGTTTTACACTAGAGGAGCGGGAGGAGTTATATTACAAATGGGATGTCCCTCTTGAAGGGAAGCAGAGGAAGTTGCAGTTTGTCAGCAAGCTCTGGACAGATCCTCATGATCAGAAACATGTACAGGAGAGTGCTGAAATAGTTGCTAAGCTTGTGGGTTTGAGCTGCACACGAGGTAACATGTCAAAGGAGATGTTTGAGCTGAACTTTGTGCTTCCATCTGATAAGAGGCCCTGGTTAATGGGCTGGAATCCCATCACAAACCTTCTCAATTTGTAA